Proteins encoded in a region of the Vicia villosa cultivar HV-30 ecotype Madison, WI linkage group LG5, Vvil1.0, whole genome shotgun sequence genome:
- the LOC131605749 gene encoding uncharacterized protein LOC131605749 yields MHSVYVKMMEADRVPWRYLIQDNYARPRAITLTWMACHGRLSTKDRLRKLGFITDRVCSLCNADDETHDHLMFGCSVAKGIWNHVLHWLGIKHDPQPWSMEIDWLIRMIGKKGWRFRVLKIALAEIVYEVWHYRNDIIFRGNTHRSTSIDIANRIIEKVIYRGWYSPKLRKQIATLMC; encoded by the coding sequence atGCATAGTGTGTATGTCAAGATGATGGAGGCTGACAGGGTGCCTTGGCGATACCTAATTCAGGATAACTATGCGAGACCTAGAGCTATCACCCTCACTTGGATGGCATGCCATGGAAGATTAAGCACGAAGGATAGACTGAGAAAACTGGGCTTCATAACTGATCGTGTGTGCAGTTTGTGTAATGCTGATGATGAGACTCATGATCACCTTATGTTTGGCTGCAGTGTTGCGAAGGGGATCTGGAATCATGTACTCCACTGGCTGGGCATTAAACACGATCCTCAACCTTGGTCCATGGAGATTGACTGGCTCATTCGTATGATTGGTAAGAAAGGATGGCGGTTTAGAGTCCTAAAGATTGCTCTAGCCGAGATAGTTTATGAAGTTTGGCACTATAGGAATGATATAATTTTTAGAGGAAATACACATAGAAGCACAAGTATAGATATTGCTAATAGAATCATAGAGAAGGTGATATATAGAGGGTGGTATTCACCCAAATTAAGAAAGCAAATAGCTACCTTAATGTGTTAA